In Haematobia irritans isolate KBUSLIRL chromosome 1, ASM5000362v1, whole genome shotgun sequence, a genomic segment contains:
- the Mulk gene encoding acylglycerol kinase-like protein Mulk yields MGVFQFCRNHWKKLTFASIVAGYGANYVWTEHQITSHMQEVCRNLPETPSSRPYRAVVVINPVANDKKCEKIFRKYCEPILHLAGYSVEIIKTKEIGHAKSLIESLPSLPDVLVIAGGDGTSSEAVTGLLRRKDEPCPILLLPLGERNESVSALLPVDSKKKVEYVKCLSSCVLSLLQERLRYRNVLKYEVLPDENDQEPHRPIYGLQRFSWGLLRDIENKKDKYWYFGFLRHQAAALFTSFSNEMSRNINANLTITPPCPGCTKCAETKTHTQRVFKKLFAPKTVAPVSSLTVANELCGLKEERQVQAKQMDIISLQNAQNFFELNTEVVESIEAGIDFIMHIKEKMQPSLLLKSRTVQIQPTQFDMPTYSIDGEEYDARAVKISLLPNAIKCYS; encoded by the coding sequence ATGGGAGTTTTccaattctgtagaaatcattggaaaaaattaacCTTTGCCTCCATAGTGGCAGGATATGGAGCAAACTATGTGTGGACCGAACACCAGATAACATCGCATATGCAGGAGGTGTGTCGTAATCTTCCCGAAACGCCTTCATCCCGACCGTATAGGGCTGTAGTAGTTATCAACCCAGTGGCCAATGATAAaaagtgtgagaaaatttttcgtaaataCTGTGAGCCTATTTTGCATTTAGCTGGATATTCCGTGGAAATTATCAAGACCAAGGAAATTGGGCATGCCAAGTCATTGATAGAATCACTGCCAAGTTTACCCGATGTCTTGGTTATTGCTGGTGGTGATGGTACTTCCTCTGAAGCCGTTACCGGTTTACTAAGACGCAAAGACGAACCATGCCCGATACTTTTGTTGCCTTTAGGAGAGCGCAATGAATCTGTTTCGGCTTTGCTTCCCGTTGACTCGAAAAAGAAGGTTGAGTATGTGAAGTGCTTGTCCTCCTGTGTTTTGTCGTTGTTACAAGAACGTCTACGCTATAGGAATGTCTTGAAATATGAAGTTTTGCCCGACGAAAATGATCAAGAGCCTCATCGCCCTATATACGGCTTGCAACGATTCTCTTGGGGTCTCTTGAGGGATATAGAGAATAAGAAAgacaaatattggtattttggatttttaagacATCAGGCAGCTGCGCTATTTACttccttttctaatgaaatgtcTCGGAATATAAATGCAAACTTAACTATTACACCACCGTGTCCCGGATGTACAAAATGCGCTGAAACTAAAACGCATACCCAAAGAGTTTTTAAGAAGTTATTTGCTCCCAAAACTGTGGCTCCCGTCAGTTCATTAACGGTAGCCAACGAGTTATGTGGCCTCAAAGAAGAACGTCAAGTCCAAGCTAAGCAGATGGACATTATCAGTCTTCAGAATGCACAAAACTTTTTCGAATTAAATACAGAAGTTGTTGAATCTATCGAAGCTGGAATTGATTTCATCATGCATATAAAGGAAAAGATGCAACCATCTTTATTGCTGAAAAGTCGTACTGTGCAAATACAACCAACGCAATTTGATATGCCAACATATTCCATAGATGGTGAAGAATATGATGCTCGTGCTGTTAAGATTTCTCTTTTACCTAATGCAATTAAGTGTTATAGTTAA